Part of the Dreissena polymorpha isolate Duluth1 chromosome 12, UMN_Dpol_1.0, whole genome shotgun sequence genome, ACAGTGGGATGTGGTCTGCGAGAGACTTACAgagcctgtacatggtggggaagctaATTGAGCTGCTACAACCTTTCCAGTCTGACCTTCGCTGCGGTCGTCTTGGTAACAAGTATTATGATCTCTttggtactggtaccatccttgaaCAGGATTGATACTAAGTACCTGAAGCTGATAAACTTTTTCAGCTTGTTGTCTTTCGAGGTTATATCCACTCTGGTGTTGTTTGTGTTCActatgatcttcgacttctccatGCTGACCTTTATCCCGTATGCCACTTTGCTTTCAGAGAGTCTGATAGTGAGGTATTGGAtggagttcactgctggtgccgcCCATGAGGTTAATATTCTCAGAAAATCTAAAGTAAGACATGGGTCTGCTACCGATTGAGATTGAAGTGCGGTTGTCGTAAAGGGTCTCCTTCTAAAGGAAAAGGTTTAAACAGGACGGAGAAGAGAAGATATCCTTGACTGATGCTCACTGAGGACCTGAAGAAGTTACGCATCAGTATATTGAGAAGTATTTTGCTGCTTGTGTTCCGGAAGAGTTCGTGGGTACCTTGCATCAGTCATTCGTCAATGTTGAACTGTCTCAGAACCTAACATCGGCCATCCAATCATGCCATAAAGTCGTTGAAGTTGGGAAAGCTCATGTTGGTGATGCAGGTGTTTCTCTATAAGGACTCTTCAGTTGAAGATCTGtatgtacaatgtacatgtatagtttataaattagttattaataaacattgaaactttcaaaattcaatttatactatatataagcattgaaactttcatattttattatatataaatatacataaacatgttAAGAGTATAAAgtgaaatctgaaagtttcaagtaaattggACACGTCAAGCGCGTATCTCTTTCAGATCGAggtctttatttatatttatcaattaggTCAATCTTGCACATGTGGTAATATATCgacatttaaaaatgttattatctATGTGTCGTGTGTTCGTTTTATCTTGTTCAAATAGTGACACAGAAAAAACTGGAATGTAATGATTATCTGTCAATAagtaaaacaacataaatatggATGTTAAAGAATTAGTGTGTTGGTCTTGTGTCGGAATTTGTTCTTTGCTACTAATAATTTGGTAGGTATATATTATGGTTATCTTATCGACAATTTTCAACTTATTAAGCCGCTTTCAGGAGTCTAAAAGTACTGCTTACTATAAAGTATTTCATTACTGCAGAATTTTGATCATTCCAAGAATATTTCTATGGAATAAATACATCGAATGAGAATTTAAGTAATTCAAAATCGTTGATCGTGTTTACCATATGTTAAATGTCCACAAAGAAACCATTTTATAACAGAAATAGACAACAATTGTCCCATTTTAAATctgttaaattgaaaaaaatgtcatttgtttGATGTACATCCATAAGTGATTAAACAAACATACAACAAACATATGGTCGGCTGCAAAATGTTCAGATGCAGATTAACGACCATGGTGTGAATGATCCCATTCAGATGCCTGTACCGTCGTAGCATATCACTTAAATGTTACGTATTGTCTTTTCTACTGTAAAATCACTAGAACGCTGCTTTTGAACACAATGTTTAAAGACACGAATATGTTCTCCTAATGCAGTGGGGGGAGTGCCCAAGTTCACCGTATCTCATACTGCAGAGACCAACCTTTTTTCACCACTGGATGCTCAAGCGACATTGACAACCCTGCGTTGATCATACACAATGTCACCTATGGATACTCGAATATTTCATCAACCAACTGCACCGATCCACTTGGTAAGAAACATTTCTACTTCCATAGACGACAACGTCAATTTGCAAAACGGCTGGACACATATGTTTCTTCAAAACAATAATGAAGTATCCCCGTACATATGCTAATAAAACATATGAAGATTATATGTCGGTAGCTTATTGTTGCAGAGGATGTATGCGAAGAGCCAATGTCTTCAATCCAACTGCAGAACGAATTTCAGAAGCTTTCCTCCATGCCAAGCTACCCTGCAAACCAGATACCGCAAACCACAGCACCAAAGCATTGCGCTGGCTTTACAAGACAGCAGCCGGCTATGATGATCTACTATCTAGAGTGTGTCCCATGTAGGTAAACTGTATAACAAGACTGTCACCAAAAATATTATGTTCTCTCAATGATAGTTTTCTCTGCGTCTGGAACTTATATTTCTTAAACGATTCTTAATCAGCCAGAAACACTGCAGGGTACTCAAGTGACAATGTCTTAATATGCATTTCTATCGCACTTATAGTATGCTGTTGACTACTGGTGCAACGTAAAACATCAAATGTGCGGttacttgaaaataattgtcgATTTCAATTCctctttcaaatacatgtacggAACAATTTGTCAAGCCTCGTTTATATTCAAGCGCTATTCATAAAAGGAAATGATTTAACACTGCTGTGCCTTTTTGTTCCTGTCAATCTAGATAGCAGCATTGCAAGGGACATGTGTACAGAGGGCAGTGTGACAGGACCGCGCGTGTCTGTGATGAACGACAACTACCCCGGACAAAGGGATCGAGCGCCCTACCACCTGTGTAAATGCGAAATCTTCGGACCCGAGAGCGAAGTGGTCGTGGAAAAACTGGGTTCGAGACTAAACTGTTCAGATCAGCATCTTACACAGAACCTGACGCTCTACGGTCATAATGAGAGTCAATTGTACACGTGGGAATGCGATACATTTGTTTTTGGCCAAACATTCAATTTAAGTGGCAGCAACTGGACACTGGTATGGAATGGTCATATAAATGGACCCTTTGGGAATTTCTGGATCGGATTCAAAGGTACCGGTATTTCTTTGAGAGTATTAAGACATTTTAGGAATTTTGAGTCAAGTTGAATAAATCAAATTATCACCTAAGTATAACATTGATTAGCGTATGGTATTGTATTGGAAACTGATTGCTTTTTTCACTGTTCAGCTAAAGacaacacaaatataacaatATCCTGCCGACCAATACCGGATCCAACCACAACCACCTCGACAACCACCACAGCTACCACAACCACAACTATAACCACAACCCACATCACGGCTACCATACTCCATAATGGTACACAGCAAAGGGATACTGACGGATCCTTACACGTCAACGCTACACCGACCGGAAACAGTCACGTGGTCACCACGGAGATGCAAGATCAGACCACTACAAGTAACAACGCGATAATCATATATTATTTACTTGTCTTAAACGAACAGAAATTATGTTCTAGAAAACGTATGTTTTATAAGTTATGCCATTCATGCGTTAAATGCTAAGATCGTAATAAATCGGGCCTCGCGATAAATCACCGAGCGTCTCTAATAAGATacatttaatgataaataaaaagaaTGTGCGTTATATATGAGCTCAGGATTCCATTGGCTGAATATCTGACATCAATACTCAGAACGCCCTTTTAAACTTTTCACTCATTTGGTCTTGGATAAATAAAACAGGTTGTTGGTAGTAGTGTCACAGTCATACATAAGAATGTCCTATTGATAAGGAAGAAAAGTAGGAACAAGATACACTTTCAACCACTAAAtgtatgagccgcgctctggaaaaAAACGGAGTCTGATGTTAAgtatcgtcactgattagcctgcgcagtccgcacctgctaatcagggacgacattttccgcaaatgaagtctcttctacaagAAAATCCAGTTTCAGCGGAAAATATTGTCCCCggttagcttgtgcgaactgcacaggctaatctaggacgagactttccgcacatgcatcaaaccacGTTTTCCCCGAGCAAGACTCTTATGTAAATCACTCACGTATGTTACATACGTCCTATAAGCGTTGTTGCAGGTTTATGGCTCTATGTGGGCGGGGGTGCCTGCGGCCTAGTGGTCCTCATAGTGGTTATCTCCGTGGTGGTCTGTGTGCGCAGGAGAGGACAACCACAGGTAACATTGGCGTGGCAACTACCGATAGAGTGAAGTAAAAGTTGCTTTTCGCAGCTTAGAAACAATTCATTTCCGCTAATTGACATGGACTTCAAATAGTCGAAATTCGTGCAAACTATAGTTTCCACTTGTTTACATGGGATCTTTTGTATATACTTTTTCCTTGAAGTTATGTATTGCAGTTCAAACCCTAAATGTGACCTAAGCTATCGTGTAAAAATAATGATGTAACAAGTGCAGCTTAAACAATATTGGATTTAGTTTAGCTTAAAATACGACCTATTCGTTATTAAATACGTAGATCACATGAAACGAATAAAGCTCCCCGTGTAAAATATATAGCATAGTCTGATCATTTATCATGCGTACTGAAAAACATACACAATACATGCTTATCAAAGTAACACGTTTCTCGCCGCATCCTTTCATCAGCCTGTTATATACATGCATGTATAACGCCTTTTAATACATCGTCGATAGATTATCGAGTTGGACTCAATCAAACTACCACCCGAAATCATTCCGGAAACGACGGGCTCCAGGATAGAACCGAAGATTCCAAGGCATCCTGACAAGCGTTCCGGAGGACATCGGTCGGCCAGCGAGGTCGGAAACATTGTCGAACATCGGCGGTCGAGTACTTCGAAACAACATGACGAGGCGTCATCGAGTAAACGAAGATCCGACGTAAGTTGTGGGCAAGTCTTGTTTGGTAACAAATGTCTCTTTTGATTGTCTTTTTTATTATTCTTGGTACTATCTTTAAATAACTGTTgcgttttgtaaaatatatgtttaacaagagcaccgcatgacgagtgccaacgctcggctacgggtgcagttttcaataaatgaaagcttgtcaggattttttttagaggtctcagtgaccttgacatttgacctagtgacccaaaaatgggtgtggcgtgtagaactcatcaagttgcatcaacatgtgaagtttcaaagttgtaggtggaagcactttgattttagagcaaatgttaaggttttagcacgacgcctacggcggacggcgaacgaagagctggctatgacaatacctagggtattctccgaaaacgccgagctaaaaatacatattttttattgtaatgcgTTGCAGTAAATCATTAGGTgactgtttgtaaaatattaaagTGAATCTGTGTGGAATTAAGTTGTATACGTatccatttaaaaaaagaatgtaaACAAATCGATTGTTAAGCACATAAATGTCTATGGGAAATTGGTTTATGCTCATCAATGAATAAGATCTAAACAGACaaccatgtttttaaaaaaatcagctTATTGATTAACGTTGCATTGTTATCCCGGTGTGaccaataataaattataaattttataaattattaattaaatgattATAGTCAATTGAACTGAAGACAAAAGACGAACGAGTCAAACACCGACGAGAATACGCCAATGATTCACATGTGACAAAACAAGACGGCTATGATCCACCCAGAAGATCAGAAAAACGGACCAAAAGACAGAGATCAACTGAGGAGAAAGGCACACATAAAGAGAGAGAAGATCAAATGCCGGGAACATCGTCACGTCCGGCGGAATCTGTCAGTAATCCTAGATCTGATCCTAGTGCGCGAGACAACCAGGTGAAGCGCGACAAGCGAAGCCATCGAAAATAAAACAAAGGGAGACAACCTCGCGACAGGCAACGTACTTCGTGAGGGACCTATCCGAGCAATAGCAGTCTTTGCCCGAGCGATACTGAACAAAGGTCGAGCTATGACGTTTTCTTAAAGATGAAAGTTTAAATTACACAATTATACACATACAAGAACAgacttgtttattttataagtttagTTATAATCCTTCAGATAACTGTAGAGATATTGtacatcatttaattatatatgttcTTTTACTAATTGATTTCTTTTTTCTCTGATTATATCAATAGTGTATATAAATTGAGGAATATGAAATTGTTACTGCACTTTATAtagttattgtatgttttttttcgaatatatttatacaatgttaTAGTAGTTATTAAAATTACCTGTTAAATTTCATTCCTTAATACCGTACTGTATGCGGTTCCGTTTGATAGTAAGGTTTTGCGGTGTTTAACAAGTAAAAATAACATAAACTCTTGTAAATAGATATGGACACATTTCTAACATATATACGAGAATagacaatatatttcaattatttaaagcaAATGGGGACTTGTCCAACTTCGAATATAGTTGACCGTTATTTTAGTCTGACCCTTAACGAAGAATCGTCCGCGTTTGACAAATTTCATGACCGGGGTTTAAGTCTGGAAGGGGAATCGTCAGTCTAGCCATATTTCATGAACTGGGTTATAGTATTTAATGTTATTCGTCCGCCTTTTAAAATTCAATGGCCGGGGTTAAGTCCGGACGGGGAAATTGTCCGGATATCAGAATCAACCGCGGGTTAATTTGCTTTACAtaaaagtttaacccatttatgcctagcgtatagaaaaaaggccttggcaaacataatgcggcgtctcatctgggtctgcgctgtttgcttaaaggaatttctgtaagaaatattctaaatatagaaataaatatactagacatccctaattgattcaatttagaaggatgggagattccacaaTGCATTAATGGGTACATAGATTCGTACGAGATCGCTTATACAAGAGGAATACTCTAGTAATTAATCTTATCGATTTGTTGTTTTTCCAGCTAGAAAGTATTATATTGTTGATGAATTTGTTCTGAAGATCAATATGATCAATGGCTAGATCATGGCATAAAGTAATTGATTTTTATCCATTCGCATTGTGTATGATAATATGTTGTTGCTTTACTTTTCCGTGATTAGTTGCATGGCACATAGCTAAAGTGTAAACTTAATGTTTTAGAATATAAGCGGCATTTATATTCGTTAGTTTTTTTTCTACATCATTCTTTTAATTCTTTTAGCGTTTGTTAAGTTATACTTCTTCTCTTTTCTTTTCCATATACCGCATACCCATTATCACAAACAAATCATAACTTATGATTCATTTACAATCTACACAATTCACACTACGTTAATTGAAAACAAGCAAGTATCGACAATACAATACCCGTTATCTACAAAACACTGAACTGCGTGGAGCACTCGATATTTTGACAATAGTTGAAAGCAATTAAATCGCTTATCAGCTCTCGGCTAAACCACCTGACAGCGAAGACATTGCCTATGCCTCGAGTAATCTCGGTTTTCACTGTATTGTCTGATACAAAAGGCTCCACTGTTTACATTGATTGCACAAGAGCGGTCATGCATTGTCTCCTGGTAACTACTCAGTGTTTCAAATGCCTCGCAAACACAGCTATTCGAGCGACTCAAGAAACTGAATCCTAAAACGTTTAAGTTTCATAAGTGATTTGAGACTGCTGATGATAATAACTTACATTTATTGGAATGTGAATTGGTTACATCGTGGTACAAAACGGTGAGTTTATACTATTGACGATTGTGATTTGTTTTTTCATCCGCATACATGACATGTATTATGTGTAATGTTAACTTTCTTTTCAATATCACCAAAAGTACTGTATTTTATTTAGTCGTCGTATTGAGttacaatatatatacaaatttaatACCATATGAAATGTTATAATAAAAGTACCACTAAACGAAGTAACTACTACATTACCAAATATTctgttaaattaaaacaaatacttgaTATGCATTTATATAAGTTAATAAATGCTGgataggtaaaaaaacaaaccatACAAATAACTGGAAATGTATGTTTCATGAAAACACTTTACATTAAGGAATATCCCAAATTACCTAAATGAATGTTTGTAACAGTCAACTGCATGCATACATATTAGAAGATATGTATACATGAAGTATACCGTTTAAAACTTAGTAGTCAAGAGATGGTTTCATATCCGCCCTTGTGGTTTGTGTTGCTTTAATATCAACAATAGTGATTACAGTGTAAATTCAacaaacgaaagcatttgtgcATTAATGGTCTGTTGGGTGTTTTGTTATTGCTAACATTAGGCGAATGCTTATTGAAAACGGAAGCTATAAATAATGTGTTACTTGCGAACTTAAAAGGCCTTACAATAGGAACTTTATTTTCTTAATTGACAAACACCACAGAGGACCATCATAAACCAATTTATTATACAACGCTTTTATGCCATCCGATTAACGTAGGATCTCATATAAAAGTGTAGTTTTGTTGAACAAATAACCAGAAATACGGTTTACTACATCTGGTATTGTTCCCATCATATTCTTCTACTGGTAACTGAATGATAATACGCAAAGGTGTCTTTGGAAAAACTTGAACAATGTCTGAAAAACTTGTAAGCACGACACTGTCACTATAACAAGTCTGCTTTACTACGACCTGTGCGAACAAATATGAGCATTTGCATTAACAAACATGACAAAATGCTCCCCGCAATataatggaaataaaaaaaacttaacactCTCATGGCAAGAGGAATTTATGTGAATTGTCGTTAGCATAATcaagttcacaataaaatataCAGGCCACATTGACAATATTCCCATCTTTACAAAAAAATCTCCGGTTTCAGCGTCATTTAACTTCATTTATATCTTTAATGTTATCACTTAATCTAACgatgttaaagggactgtccaacagtcaaaagcgtcgttcgacgcgaatcgatattttggcgaactacgaggattgcttatatagctaaaagaTACCTCAAAATTTGACCCGAgtgtggatggtcgagtggtaaagtcgggagacattttactccataaCACCATGActgtggtcagtggttcgagtcctgttgaggttaacgttttttcttcttttttaaaattgtattcttattttttactggagatttttagttcaaatgtttaaaattatcaatataaagcatttaaagttttaatacatgccaaaatctgttggacagtccctttaaaaattACTGGATTTAACGTTATTTTTATCAGTATTGCTGGATTTTAAAGTGTTATTGATTTGAACAGTTGCATTGGATTTAACGGTCATCATTTAGTTTGATGGAAGTTTTGGTCTGTACGCTATCACTGACATTTTATTACACTTTTATAATTATTAAGTATCACTTACATGGGCTGTTTTCCT contains:
- the LOC127853052 gene encoding uncharacterized protein LOC127853052 — its product is MDVKELVCWSCVGICSLLLIICGGSAQVHRISYCRDQPFFTTGCSSDIDNPALIIHNVTYGYSNISSTNCTDPLEDVCEEPMSSIQLQNEFQKLSSMPSYPANQIPQTTAPKHCAGFTRQQPAMMIYYLECVPYSSIARDMCTEGSVTGPRVSVMNDNYPGQRDRAPYHLCKCEIFGPESEVVVEKLGSRLNCSDQHLTQNLTLYGHNESQLYTWECDTFVFGQTFNLSGSNWTLVWNGHINGPFGNFWIGFKAKDNTNITISCRPIPDPTTTTSTTTTATTTTTITTTHITATILHNGTQQRDTDGSLHVNATPTGNSHVVTTEMQDQTTTSLWLYVGGGACGLVVLIVVISVVVCVRRRGQPQIIELDSIKLPPEIIPETTGSRIEPKIPRHPDKRSGGHRSASEVGNIVEHRRSSTSKQHDEASSSKRRSDSIELKTKDERVKHRREYANDSHVTKQDGYDPPRRSEKRTKRQRSTEEKGTHKEREDQMPGTSSRPAESVSNPRSDPSARDNQVKRDKRSHRK